In Vespa crabro chromosome 5, iyVesCrab1.2, whole genome shotgun sequence, a single window of DNA contains:
- the LOC124424434 gene encoding A disintegrin and metalloproteinase with thrombospondin motifs 9-like — MPQSKLSSLLVTTWLLGTIACKSRVDELIQSFIEYEIIYPRIITDNLSSSLRDHRLPFENHSRNLQEETTIYVIIKNWTLRTTVNDRLILSKDLHLRGGKYFNKNFDCDLRYGIVENNENISSVVLTICLDEIYAFVIVDGRSYFVEPLTNGRHIFYESNNTGWWSSSRKSSRNFGPSIEIFPLYYTKKKDESRNFTRRLKREIPSIKSNNGFYNLTGDVFDMENFDLGVGDNEDFLKKDEDVMIERLPQRNDPEDVGYFSNPSWSRSKVPKRKQLPRRWLEVAIAVDYSVIEFHGPRVQQYVLALLNIVSAIFRDPSLDSNMILVVARVILYKEKKDSLIQDGNSKRSLENVNKWNRKLLSLSKDSHDIAIWLTRLDIGGPSGYAPVSGVCNPARSCTLNRDEGLTSAFIIAHEVAHILGLTHDGDKTAGNFCVEEASLGSVMAPMVAATFHHFYWSTCSKKEFHRKVKQWSCLLNRPNDNNTTRLDINIQEMFTMDEQCRVEFGQGYHLCKSFEIREPCSRLWCGNSNISQACKTKKGPPMEGTLCGKNKWCINGRCESMDRERSNLEPLFYNPRNGGWSAWSSWNKCTRTCGIGIQCRLRSCNNPRPAYGGKYCMGPSDDCKICESAKCTTNVDLRAQQCSRLIGILDYKEISSKVNMTWLAYEPEEHELKCRLICRSKETGEIFYSGKNLMNGTPCSYGSTDICIQGECRRMGCDNVFNSEKILDSCGTCNGNNTDCDHVVNKFQRKLRRAMTRVAVLPRNGINMAVNVTIMKTSFTDKISTTFVIMDGKRRRHKVNDFNTKGHELLAVEGIAFRIQIISNNKYAIKTRGIALDDVIVSFVVPTDVVKSGTSIAVSSRYSINRNERNTDKRYLWSVGGWNFCSVSCGGGIRRKMIACKDDKTGRIVSRRKCAFLSKPLLKMETCNIQSCDYKWLPGPWETCSVTCGHFGIQTRQLHCVRSSYNESEIISSNELEAYRIILRPSLCVDHQRPSIEQECNRIAC, encoded by the exons ATGCCACAATCGAAACTCTCGAGTTTACTAGTAACGACCTGGTTGCTCGGTACGATAGCCTGTAAATCTCGCGTCGACGAGCTCATTCAAAGTTTCATCGAATATGAGATCATTTATCCGAGAATAATAACGGATAATCTATCCTCATCATTACGTGATCATCGATTACCATTCGAAAATCATTCGAGGAATCTACAGGAGGAAACGACGAtctacgttattattaaaaattggaCGTTAAGAACTACGGTCAATGATAGATTAATACTTTCGAAGGATCTTCATTTACGAGgaggaaaatatttcaataaaaatttcgacTGTGATCTAAGATACGGAATCGtcgaaaacaatgaaaatatttcgtctGTTGTTCTAACGATTTGTTTGGATGAAATTTATGCATTTGTCATTGTCGACGGTAGATCCTACTTCGTTGAACCATTGACGAATGGCCGGCATATATTTTACGAATCGAATAATACAGGATGGTGGTCGTCATCGAGAAAATCGTCGAGAA aTTTTGGTCCATCGATCGAAATTTTCCCCTTGTATTATACcaagaaaaaggatgaatcAAGAAATTTTACAAGACGATTGAAACGAGAAATTCCAagcattaaaagtaataatggaTTTTATAATCTCACCGGAGATGTCTTTGATATGGAAAATTTTGATCTCGGTGTTGGGGATAATGAGGATTTCTTGAAAAAGGATGAGGACGTTATGATCGAACGATTGCCACAAAGAAATGATCCCGAAGATGTCGGTTATTTTTCTAATCCATCTTGGAGCAGAAGCAAAGTACCGA AAAGGAAACAATTGCCACGACGATGGTTGGAGGTTGCGATTGCTGTAGATTATTCCGTCATTGAGTTTCATGGTCCACGTGTTCAACAATACGTTCTGGCATTACTCAATATT gTCAGTGCCATTTTTAGAGATCCTTCTCTCGACTCGAATATGATTCTCGTCGTTGCTCGTGTAATCctttataaggaaaaaaaggacagtTTG ATTCAAGATGGTAACTCGAAGAGATCATTAGAGAATGTCAACAAGTGGAATCGAAAGCTCTTGTCCTTATCAAAGGACAGTCACGACATAGCAATATGGCTAACTCGTTTGGACATCGGTGGTCCTTCAGGATATGCTCCTGTATCGGGAGTTTGCAATCCTGCGAGATCTTGTACTTTGAATCGAGACGAAGGTTTAACAAGTGCTTTTATCATAGCTCACGAAGTAGCGCACAT CTTAGGCTTGACTCATGATGGCGATAAAACCGCTGGAAATTTTTGCGTTGAAGAAGCATCTCTTGGTAGCGTGATGGCTCCTATGGTAGCTGCGACCttccatcatttttattgGTCTACATGTTCCAAGAAAGAATTCCATCGAAAAGTCAA ACAGTGGTCTTGTTTATTGAATCGACCGAACGACAATAACACTACACGATTGGATATAAACATACAAGAAATGTTTACAATGGATGAACAATGTCGAGTGGAATTTGGCCAAGG TTATCACCTATGTAAAAGTTTTGAAATTCGTGAACCATGTTCACGTTTATGGTGTGGCAATTCTAATATTTCTCAAGCTTGCAAAACTAAAAAGGGACCACCGATGGAAGGTACTCTTTgtggaaaaaataaa tGGTGTATAAACGGCCGCTGTGAATCCATGGACCGGGAAAGATCGAACTTAGAGCCACTATTTTATAATCCAAGAAATGGAGGATGGAGTGCTTGGAGCTCTTGGAACAAATGTACCAGAACATGTGGCATTGGTATCCAATGTAGATTACGTTCTTGCAACAATCCACG ACCAGCATACGGTGGGAAATATTGTATGGGTCCGAGCGATGATTGCAAAATTTGCGAGTCAGCTAAATGCACGACGAATGTTGACCTTCGTGCTCAGCAATGTTCAAGACTGATCGGTATTttagattataaagaaatatcatcTAAAGTAAATATGACCTGGTTGGCTTACGAACCCGAGGAACATGAGTTAAAATGCCGATTGATTTGCCGTAGCAAAGAGACcggagaaattttttatagcgGGAAGAACCTAATGAATGGCACTCCTTGTTCCTACGGTTCTACGGATATTTGTATTCAG ggtGAATGTAGGCGAATGGGTTGCGATAATGTTTTCAATTCGGAAAAGATATTAGATAGTTGTGGTACTTGCAATGGCAATAATACTGATTGCGACCATGTTGTCAACAAGTTTCAACGTAAACTTCGCCGAG CAATGACGCGTGTAGCTGTATTACCACGGAATGGTATTAACATGGCAGTGAATGTTACGATAATGAAAACATCGTTTACTGATAAAATCAGTACAACTTTTGTTATAATGGATGGAAAAAGACGGCGGCACAAAGTAAACGATTTTAATACAAAAGGTCATGAGTTATTGGCAGTCGAGGGTATTGCTTTTCGAATTCaaataattagtaataataaatatgccATAAAGACGAGAGGGATAGCTCTGGATGATGTCATCGTATcg TTCGTAGTACCGACAGACGTCGTCAAATCAGGTACATCGATCGCTGTATCTTCACGGTATTCCATAAATcgtaatgaaagaaatacagACAAACGATATCTATGGTCAGTGGGTGGATGGAATTTTTGTTCTGTCAGCTGTGGAGGAGGAATACGCAGGAAAATGATTGCTTGTAAGGATGATAAAACTGGAAGAATCGTTTCCAGAAGGAAATGTGCATTTCTTTCCAAGCCTCTCTTAAAAATGGAAACCTGTAACATACAAAG TTGCGATTACAAGTGGTTACCAGGACCATGGGAAACATGTTCTGTTACCTGTGGACATTTTGGTATTCAAACACGTCAACTTCATTGCGTACGTTCCTCCTATAATGAGAGTGAAATAATTAGTAGTAATGAATTGGAAGCTTATAGGATTATATTGAGACCTTCTTTATGTGTGGATCATCAACGACCAAGCATCGAGCAAGAATGTAATAGGATAGCCTGTTAA
- the LOC124424440 gene encoding uncharacterized protein LOC124424440 isoform X1, with product MYIHIYTYVYISGVSIASKMIEDIRVSFVCFLIITSIVLSDAGQFMTKEHRTHAASERPNDLWCYQCSTMPDGELCSDLSTNHSSFIQKCQDDKRICMVKRFSYTTSTENSTSSPQLWSLERNCTSKCEPGCIVIGERTKLYACTACCDKSLCNTGTGTANDLTMKEINFVLALILQIVLTITMYPS from the exons atgtacatacatatatatacatacgtatacatatcaGGTGTTTCAATTGCTTCGAAAATGATTGAAGATATTCGTGTCAGCTTTGTGTGCTTCCTGATCATAACTTCGATCGTCCTCTCTGATG CAGGTCAATTTATGACGAAAGAACATCGAACTCATGCTGCTTCCGAACGGCCAAACGATTTATGGTGTTATCAATGCAGTACCATGCCTGATGGGGAATTGTGTTCCGATCTTTCCACTAATCACAGTTCCTTTATTCAAAAGTGTCAGGACGATAAAAGAATTTGCATG gTGAAGCGATTTTCTTATACGACGAGTACAGAAAATTCGACTTCCAGTCCTCAATTATGGTCGTTGGAAAGAAATTGTACGAGCAAATGTGAGCCCGGTTGCATCGTTATCGGTGAAAGAACGAAACTTTACGCTTGCACCGCCTGTTGTGATAAATCTTTGTGCAATACCGGAACCGGAACTGCCAACGATCTTACGATGAAAGAAATCAATTTCGTTTTAGCTCTTATACTTCAAATCGTATTAACAATTACCATGTATCCATCGTga
- the LOC124424440 gene encoding uncharacterized protein LOC124424440 isoform X2 encodes MYIHIYTYVYISGVSIASKMIEDIRVSFVCFLIITSIVLSDGQFMTKEHRTHAASERPNDLWCYQCSTMPDGELCSDLSTNHSSFIQKCQDDKRICMVKRFSYTTSTENSTSSPQLWSLERNCTSKCEPGCIVIGERTKLYACTACCDKSLCNTGTGTANDLTMKEINFVLALILQIVLTITMYPS; translated from the exons atgtacatacatatatatacatacgtatacatatcaGGTGTTTCAATTGCTTCGAAAATGATTGAAGATATTCGTGTCAGCTTTGTGTGCTTCCTGATCATAACTTCGATCGTCCTCTCTGATG GTCAATTTATGACGAAAGAACATCGAACTCATGCTGCTTCCGAACGGCCAAACGATTTATGGTGTTATCAATGCAGTACCATGCCTGATGGGGAATTGTGTTCCGATCTTTCCACTAATCACAGTTCCTTTATTCAAAAGTGTCAGGACGATAAAAGAATTTGCATG gTGAAGCGATTTTCTTATACGACGAGTACAGAAAATTCGACTTCCAGTCCTCAATTATGGTCGTTGGAAAGAAATTGTACGAGCAAATGTGAGCCCGGTTGCATCGTTATCGGTGAAAGAACGAAACTTTACGCTTGCACCGCCTGTTGTGATAAATCTTTGTGCAATACCGGAACCGGAACTGCCAACGATCTTACGATGAAAGAAATCAATTTCGTTTTAGCTCTTATACTTCAAATCGTATTAACAATTACCATGTATCCATCGTga
- the LOC124424440 gene encoding uncharacterized protein LOC124424440 isoform X3 has translation MTKEHRTHAASERPNDLWCYQCSTMPDGELCSDLSTNHSSFIQKCQDDKRICMVKRFSYTTSTENSTSSPQLWSLERNCTSKCEPGCIVIGERTKLYACTACCDKSLCNTGTGTANDLTMKEINFVLALILQIVLTITMYPS, from the exons ATGACGAAAGAACATCGAACTCATGCTGCTTCCGAACGGCCAAACGATTTATGGTGTTATCAATGCAGTACCATGCCTGATGGGGAATTGTGTTCCGATCTTTCCACTAATCACAGTTCCTTTATTCAAAAGTGTCAGGACGATAAAAGAATTTGCATG gTGAAGCGATTTTCTTATACGACGAGTACAGAAAATTCGACTTCCAGTCCTCAATTATGGTCGTTGGAAAGAAATTGTACGAGCAAATGTGAGCCCGGTTGCATCGTTATCGGTGAAAGAACGAAACTTTACGCTTGCACCGCCTGTTGTGATAAATCTTTGTGCAATACCGGAACCGGAACTGCCAACGATCTTACGATGAAAGAAATCAATTTCGTTTTAGCTCTTATACTTCAAATCGTATTAACAATTACCATGTATCCATCGTga